A part of Helicobacter himalayensis genomic DNA contains:
- the bcp gene encoding thioredoxin-dependent thiol peroxidase, protein MAKLESGNLAPAFCAQDSFGLEVNLSDFAGKNVVLYFYPKDNTPGCTTEAQDFSALLEEFENLNYVILGVSPDSQKSHQNFIAKQNLKITLLSDPDKQIATSYGAYGEKLMYGKKVMGIIRSSFIIDTEGKIAKAYYNVKAKGHAQKVLDEIKEGF, encoded by the coding sequence ATGGCAAAGCTGGAATCTGGAAACCTTGCGCCTGCTTTTTGCGCGCAAGATAGCTTTGGGCTTGAAGTGAATTTGAGTGATTTTGCAGGAAAAAATGTTGTGCTGTATTTTTATCCAAAGGATAATACGCCCGGTTGTACGACTGAAGCGCAGGACTTTAGCGCGCTTTTAGAGGAGTTTGAGAATCTCAACTATGTGATACTTGGTGTAAGTCCTGATAGTCAAAAAAGTCATCAAAACTTCATCGCAAAACAAAACCTTAAAATCACACTTTTAAGCGATCCTGACAAACAAATCGCTACAAGCTATGGTGCGTATGGTGAAAAACTTATGTATGGAAAAAAAGTAATGGGAATCATACGCTCAAGCTTTATTATCGATACAGAGGGCAAAATCGCTAAAGCATATTACAATGTCAAAGCCAAAGGACACGCACAAAAAGTGCTAGATGAGATAAAAGAGGGCTTTTGA